From the Coffea eugenioides isolate CCC68of chromosome 1, Ceug_1.0, whole genome shotgun sequence genome, the window CTCTGGTTGAAAGTGTGCTGGGCGCCGAAGCCGTTCAATTCTTTGTTTGGTTGGCTTCCAGTAATATATTGTCAGAATTTGCTGCACCTGCTGGGGATGTAGGAGTTCAGGATGGGCTATCCAAGGTTGTCGAGGGGTCTGATTGGACTTATGCCATTTATTGGCAAGTTTCTACGTCGAAATCTGGGAAATCAGCTTTGATTTGGGGGGATGGGCATTGCAGAGATCCCAGGGGAACCGAGAAGATGGATGGAAATGATTATAGAGATCAAAGATTCGCGGGAGGAGATAGGAGAAAGCAGGCGCTTCAAAAGATTCATGCTTGTTTTGGGGGTGCAGAGGATGATAACGTTGCTGCCAAGTTGGATTCAGTTTCAGAGCTGGAAATGTTTTATCTAACATCCATGTATTATGCATTTCCGTTTGACAAGCCTTCTACGCCTTCTCAAGCCTTCAATACCAGCAGAACGATCTGGGTTTCTGATCCACGGAGTTGTTCTGAAAATTATCAATCAAGAGCCAATCTTGCAAAATCAGCTCGGATTGAGACCGTGGTCTTTGTTCCGTTCAAGTCCGGTGTTGTGGAGATTGGTTCTGGAAAATCACTCTCTGAAGATCAGAATGTTGTTCAAATGGTCAAAACGTCTATCACACCTAATGTCGTGCATCCCAAAACGGCTCCGAAGATATTTGGTCAAGAACTTAGTCTTGGAGGAGGGAAATCAGGTCCAATCAGCATTAGTTTTTCTCCAAAAGTAGAAGATGATTCACTTTTTGTTTCTGACTCGTATGAGTTGCAAGCCTTAGCTGGTTATGGACCTTCCAATGGGTACCGGAGCGATGATGGTGAAGTGAAGCTTTTTCCCCAGAGGAACCAAGGCATTCTTTCTAATTTGGAGCAAGCTAAGGACGATTCCTTGATGCTGTCCGACGATCGTAGGCCTAGAAAGAGAGGTAGGAAGCCCGCCAATGGCAGGGAAGAACCACTGAATCACGTGGAAGCAGAAAGGCAAAGACGCGAGAAGCTGAACCAGCGATTTTATGCACTGAGAGCTGTTGTCCCAAACATCTCAAAGATGGACAAGGCCTCCTTGCTTGGTGATGCAATTGCATATATTACTGATCTACAGAAAAAGATAAGGATCATGGAAGCTGGGAGAGAGATGGTAAATGACAGACAAAAGCAGCCTGCTATGACAGACATTGATCTTCAGGAAAGGCATGAAGATGCAGTTGTACAAGTGAGCTGTCCTTTGGATGTCCACCCTGTTTCTAGAGTTATAAAGGCGATGAGGGAACATCAAATTGTTGCTCAAGAGTCCGATGTTTCTTTGACTGAAAATGGTGAAGTTGTGCACACATTCTCCATCAGGACTCAAGGCGGCGATGCTGAACATTTGAAGGAGAAGCTGGCTACAGCTCTTTTCAATTGATCCGTCCGTTCAATTGTACTTTGTGTAATATGTACCTGATTTGAGTCCGTGCAATCTTTTGTAGTAAGAGGGATTCATGATCTACAGATTGACGAGTCCTCAGTGAAGAGAACAGGTGTACTTAAATTATTTTCTATTGCAGTTGATTTTGACTCCATGGTATGTGTAATAGTTGAAAATTACTTGTTAACAATTTTAATTCTGTTTTATGGGTGTTTGctcgatttttattttttattttttttgcattaagGTTATCATcccaattcaaattttttttggtgAGAGAGGATTGCGAGATTACGTTATGAATTTGCCTTGGCAATGGGTAAAAGTTCTACTTCGggttatttaatttctaattttttggAAAAGTACTATAAAGTTTCGCAATACCATTTATCAATCGAGTCATATTATTCTACAATGGTCAAATATCTTTTGCGGCATTTAGCAACACGCGCCCAGCCAGCGCCGACTTctattattataaatttttttttctggactAATTGTTATTGGTAAACATGCTTTTGAATTACAACATAGCATAATTAAGTAGCGAattacaaaaaataattaagTAGCATAGAACATAGCATAATTACAACATagccatgaaaaaaaaaaaaaagaattacaaCATAGCATAATTAAGTAGCGAATCAAAGAATGAAATACAAAAACGAAAAAATGTTCATCAGCTTGTTTAATTTCTTCTCGTAGTTAATTACTTGGTCACTTGAGTCGAGGACATTAGCGTGATAAAGTGATGAAGCAGCTTCTTCATAACAGCTTGCGATTAGTGGCCACGCCAGACTGAACCATCTGCTGCGGGTACGCATTGGTGCTAGGTGGTGGCGGCGGCGGTGCAGCCACTGCAACAACGCGGCCCGCGAAGTTCTTCTCACTGATGGTGCTAGCGGCGCATGGCGTACCACCATTGCCGCCGATGAAACTGCACCCACTTGGCGCTGGAGGGTTAACTTTCCGGGACTGCAGAGATTGTACAAAAAGATGCAGCTTTCTAACCATAATGCAATCTTCTTCTGCTTCTTCCGCGCCAAAGATTCTAGTGGCTTCATACGGTTCGATGCTGATTGCAAGAATTATTAGGGCCATGCAGAGCATACAGTTTAGAGTTTTCATcttgatctctctctctctttttttttttttgggtcggACGTAGAAGCAAATTAAGACAGATTACAGCAGATTGGATAATATTGGTGGGGGGTTTAGGGGCAAGACGAGCTACTACTTATACTAACTACTCTGTTCATTCATGAAGCCATGATGAACGACGTTGTATGACTTGGAATTCTTCTTGCATGTTTATTCGTTAGTTTGATTTTGATCAAAAGCTCTGACTTTTGACTTTACGATACaccttgaattttgaaattgaatgggtCCTGCAGATGGAAATTTCTGAGGTTTCACCAGAAGCAGTATACGGTTTCCCCAAATGATGGCATTATAGTATATGGATTATGGAGAGTCGAGACTGGATCAAATTAGTAATAACTAGATAAATAAAACAAGGAAAAAGCGTCTAACTTTCACACGATCCCTATTTCACTCTTGATAATTGACACTACAATCAGAGAAGGgcgggggaaaagaaaaagcttaCGGATGAAGATATCAGTGAACACGAGAAGAGGCAACATTTATTATCTAAGACTCAGAGAGTTCTGCTTAGCGTTATTGGAGCACCacttttcaagaaaaaaacCTCTGTTCAATGCATGGAAAAGTTGAAATTCACAATCAGAATAGGACCGAGTTGGCGGGTCATAGTGAATTGGGAAAAATCGTGGTGGATCTCATTCATTCATTACTAAATGCGTAATGCTGAAGAAATGAGTGCCAAAAAAAACGAAAGGAGTCCTGGCTCCTACCTCTCTTTATGTCTCAACTAAACTCCTTCATTAAAATGTATCGCCAATTCTTCATCACCAGTCGCTTATATTAGTAGTATCATTTAGTAATTCTGTCCATGACATGCAGGGTCAAGAGGACAGACCCGTTTAATTCTGTCCATGATTATGCGTCGCGAGTACAAAGCAcaaggggttttttttttttttttaaagaaatttttttttgaaggagaTAACATTAACTAGCAGTACTactattttaaaacttttaCGTGTCCATTTCCAaatcgagagagagagagtttatCAGTTTCTTTATTGCCAAATCAAGACTAGTATTAGCTCATTTTTCCTTGATACTACTATTtaccaagtaaaaagtgatgtCATCATAAATTATATTGACCGCGGGGGGAGGGCGTTGAGTCCTCCCTAAGCCGCTCTACTTGCTCCGCGGGCATGGGAATTCGTTTTGCCTAATTGCCGCCTTCCTCaccaatatttttttttgacatgTTTATTAATGCACGTCTACGGTGTATCCTCCGTCTATGTTGGGGGTTAGTGGGTCTTAGGGTTTGACTGAAGATTTGAATTTGGGGGCGCCCGGACCGGCGGGGGTCTCCGGTGTTTTTTGGTTAGTGGGGGGTGGGAGGATGGACTTTGTGAGTTTGTGTTTGTCCGAGCTTCACGCGACGGAATGTTTCAACTTTCAACACAAGAAATGGTATTTAAAATATGAGCTTGAATTCAATTCCGCGGCCACGACTCTTTTGCTCAAAGTCCAATGAGCCAAATTCTATGCGTCATACGTTGGATGTCCTAATGACTCTGCAACCGGCTCcatttggattgcattttccgtcatttttcatgaaataattactgtagcgatttgatgtacgtgagaaaaaaagataataggaaaatgtgaTAACGAAAAACGACGCAATTTTTTGACAGAAAATGTCAATCCAAACAGGGCAATGCTCTAACATCTTCTCTGCtcttttcttgtttctcttATGCGCAGGCAGATAGACCAAAGTTGGGCTCTCGGTATTTGTCTTCCACTCGGTAAGCAAATCATGCCTGTTGAATCTGGAAGCAAACCGGGAACAAGTCTTGGACAGAATGAAGGATGAAACTTCCAGTCAATTTTCCCTGCATTAATTATTAGATTTGATTCATTGTTTTCCATTCCATCCTCTACTCCTACTAACTAATCACTTCATGTCTTAAACTAAACTAATCCTAGTTATGTTATCAAAGAACCCCACCACCCCATAATAAGATAAAGAAGACCATTATCTCCAATCTGTTTTAGATTGAAAGAAGCTGGACCCTGCAACCAACCTCGTGGATCCTTTACTCAGAGCTTATCCTGTACTGCCTGTGTAACTCTCTGTCTGCTCGTAGTGTAGCATTTTCCATGCGTGCTTTGACAGTTCACATACATACATGTTGTTCATGTTTATCGAGATATCTACTCAGCTCAGTCTAGTCTTCACAATAATGACACCAAACTAGTCCTTTTTTCATCTTACTCACTGCTTTAGCTTCATCTCAATCCCGAACCGTTTCTTTCGCTGTCCAGTATACTCCTgtcttctttctctttcaaaGAAGGGTCTCTCATTTTGTGTGCTTCAGATTTAGATTTATTGGAATTCCTTGAACCGGTTCAAGCTCTGAACTTGCACGGGTACCGTACCAAACATTTATTACCACATCCTTACTATTGCACTGCTTAATTTTCCAGCCGCTTGAGGATGGCAAATTCACCCATTAAGGATTAACAGTACTTGTTGCATTTAATCGCCAAACCAGAATGAATGCTTTCTAATATATTTTTTCACATCCATCTCGAAGTCATTTCCAGCTTCACTAAATAAGAAGTGTGAATATTGTTCCTTTAAATTATTCACACACGGTAAAAACCTAGTGGTCTATATCTTTGCATTCATTAAACAACCTCTCAACGTTTccccaaaccaaaaaaaaaaaaaaactctctaaTCGTTGCATCTCTCAATCGAATATGGCCTAGGTCAAGGTCTCATTCCCTGTTTTAAAACGAATTCCAATTGTGACTTATGACGGCCCATATTTGCGTCCTCTTCGCTATTGAATTTCCTCAAATACAACAAAATGACACTTCTCAGTCTGACGGAGTTCAGAAAGACGTACTAGATAGTTATCCAACAATGATTAAGGTCATAAGGCTTCACTTACCAAATTATTCATCAGATTCCCGGGCACCATGTTAGTCTGGATCAGGATGAGATTTCCGAATTGCACGCCCAT encodes:
- the LOC113761417 gene encoding transcription factor bHLH3 gives rise to the protein MGEKFWLIEEDKALVESVLGAEAVQFFVWLASSNILSEFAAPAGDVGVQDGLSKVVEGSDWTYAIYWQVSTSKSGKSALIWGDGHCRDPRGTEKMDGNDYRDQRFAGGDRRKQALQKIHACFGGAEDDNVAAKLDSVSELEMFYLTSMYYAFPFDKPSTPSQAFNTSRTIWVSDPRSCSENYQSRANLAKSARIETVVFVPFKSGVVEIGSGKSLSEDQNVVQMVKTSITPNVVHPKTAPKIFGQELSLGGGKSGPISISFSPKVEDDSLFVSDSYELQALAGYGPSNGYRSDDGEVKLFPQRNQGILSNLEQAKDDSLMLSDDRRPRKRGRKPANGREEPLNHVEAERQRREKLNQRFYALRAVVPNISKMDKASLLGDAIAYITDLQKKIRIMEAGREMVNDRQKQPAMTDIDLQERHEDAVVQVSCPLDVHPVSRVIKAMREHQIVAQESDVSLTENGEVVHTFSIRTQGGDAEHLKEKLATALFN